A segment of the Sanyastnella coralliicola genome:
TACCCTGCACGTTCGAACGGAGTGAGTTTAAATGCTCGCGCTCGTCAGAACCTGCACAACCAGATGTCTGCGAATCGTAACCCACGTTCTGCAGAAGATTTGACAAACGATGCCTTTCAGCAAGTCAGTAGAGACATGAAAGGTGACATTGCACAACTATTGAAAGAATTGGTGAAGTGATCAACGTAATACGACATATCAGCATCTTTGGTGCCTTGGTGTTGCTTTTCGCCTGTGGCGGAAAGGAGATCACGTCTACACCTGAACGAACTCAGCCGTCATGGGTGAATAATCGTCCGATCAACCCGAGTTACTACATCGGAATCGGTTCGGTGAGCAAATTGGCGGAACCTGTAGACTACGCCGCGGTAGCAAAGAAGAACGCCCTTAGCGACCTCGCCTCTGAGATCAAGGTAGTGGTGAAAAGCGAAAGCTTCCTCAATACTATGCAGGTGAATATGAATGTGCAGGAAGAGTTCAACTCGACCATTGCCACATTCACAGATGAAGAGATCGAAGGCTTTGAATTAATGGATGCCTGGGAGACGGAACGAGATTACTTCGTGTACTATCGTTTGTCTAAGTCTCTGCACGAACAGATTCGTACTGAACGTAAGCGCTCATTCATGCAGGCGGCGTATGATCAGCTCGTAAAGGCGCGCGAATCGCGCGATAAAGGCGACATTCAAGGAGCCGCTGATCTGTATATGCGTGGTCTCTTCGAAATGAAAGACTACTGGAGTGATGTCAACCGCTGGCAAGACGGTATGGAAGAGATTTACCTCGACAACACCATCTTCCAAGAAATGCGCGACATGGTGAATGCCATTGAATTCACCGTTGACAAGGAGAACATCCTCTTGAACTCGGAGAATCGATTTGACGAAACGGTTCGTGTTTTGGCCAGCTATGAAGGGAAACCTGTGAAGGGAGCCCAGCTTTCGTACAAGTACGACAACGGTAAATTCCGACTAGCAGCTACTGCTAAGACAGATGTAACCGGAGCATCGCGAATTGTAGTTGACAATGCCAACTTGAAGAACAACAGCAACCACCTCGACATTTGGTTCGATACTGATGATCTAGCTCCAACAGATTTAGATCGTCGATTAGTTGAGCCATTGATGGAGAGTCTTCGCGCACCAAGCGTAGTCATTCCTATTGTGGTTGATTTCCCAACGGTCAGTTTCCGCGTTAGCGAGAAAAACATGAATAGCCCATTGGGAACGGAACGTCTTGCCACACCGCTAAGAAAAGAGATGGCCGAACAAGGATTCCGCTTCACAGAAGATGAAACAAATGCTGACTACGTAGTTAGCATTGACGGAAATACACGCCAAGGTGGAACAGCACAGGGATTCCATGTTGCTTACCTCGACATCGTGTATTCGGTAAAAGACAAAGAAGGAAATGTATTGATCCAGAGTAGTGAGAACAATATCAAAGGACTTCAGTTGAATTTTGACTCTGCCGGACTCGAAGCCTATAAAAAGGGTGAGAAGAAGATGGAAAAAGAAATCGCTGAAAGCATTATTGACACTATACTTTGATAGTTTGGCACAGCATTTGGATAATCCTTATCAAACACTAAGAATCGAATAAATACCAGGAATATGAAAAAGATCACCTCTACCCCAGCCCTTGCGATGGTACTAGCTATGGCGATGTTCATCACAGTAGGAACCGGTTGTAAGCGTAAAAAAGAAGTTGAAGACCCAAAACCAGCTGGTGAGGTTCTTATCAACGAGTACTGTACCGGTGATTCGTACATGTCAGATAACAAGACATTCCGTGCCGCAGCTACAGGAGAAAGTCAGAGCCGTGAAACAGCAAAGAAAATCTCTCGATCAAATGCTGAAGACGAAATTGCACGTACTATCTCTGCCACGCTACAAGCCGTTACTGACAACTATGTAAACTCAACGAAGTTCAACAACAAAGAAGAAGTAACAGAGACGTTCAACAACCTTGCACGTACCGTAGTAGATCAGCAGCTACGTGGAGCTATCACTATCTGTGACAAGCTTACACAGAAGCCAAACGGGAACTACGTGAGCTACATCGCCATCGAACTCTCTGGAGAAGATATTGCTTCTGCCTACAACGAAGGTCTACAGAAAGACGAAAAGATCAAGGCAGAC
Coding sequences within it:
- a CDS encoding LPP20 family lipoprotein, coding for MINVIRHISIFGALVLLFACGGKEITSTPERTQPSWVNNRPINPSYYIGIGSVSKLAEPVDYAAVAKKNALSDLASEIKVVVKSESFLNTMQVNMNVQEEFNSTIATFTDEEIEGFELMDAWETERDYFVYYRLSKSLHEQIRTERKRSFMQAAYDQLVKARESRDKGDIQGAADLYMRGLFEMKDYWSDVNRWQDGMEEIYLDNTIFQEMRDMVNAIEFTVDKENILLNSENRFDETVRVLASYEGKPVKGAQLSYKYDNGKFRLAATAKTDVTGASRIVVDNANLKNNSNHLDIWFDTDDLAPTDLDRRLVEPLMESLRAPSVVIPIVVDFPTVSFRVSEKNMNSPLGTERLATPLRKEMAEQGFRFTEDETNADYVVSIDGNTRQGGTAQGFHVAYLDIVYSVKDKEGNVLIQSSENNIKGLQLNFDSAGLEAYKKGEKKMEKEIAESIIDTIL